From a region of the Vagococcus coleopterorum genome:
- a CDS encoding type I toxin-antitoxin system Fst family toxin, with product MITVFFALINPILVGIVLQLFSHWLDEKDKQ from the coding sequence ATGATTACAGTATTCTTTGCTTTAATCAACCCAATACTTGTTGGCATTGTTTTACAGTTGTTTTCTCACTGGTTAGATGAGAAGGATAAACAATGA
- a CDS encoding GNAT family N-acetyltransferase gives MNREELRQSLEIKPVELKHLKQFNELLRYVFQVTDSDIEESGYEDANEITRAKRPVLKEADVIGWFDEKDTLVSQLAVYPCQVNIHGHIYDMGGVTGVGTYPEYASLGLMKDLIQLALTNMRERGQYISYLYPYNIPYYRRKGWEIISDTMTFKIKDTQLPKPVNVPGNVERLAYDDPDVIKVYDQFSHKTHGAMIRTELNWDEYWRWENEEERTAAVYYDADDQPTGFCFYWIAEEVFHIKEMVYLNQEARKGLWNFISAHFSMINHVEGATYKDEPIAFLFDDSDIKETIAPFFMARIVDVEKFLAEFPFDSAVEPFHFVVEDTEAEWNNGIFGLTWDEDETVHVTSEAVGQPVHLNIQTLTTMLMSYKRPTYLMGIDALTTDRKTLRSLERIIPNQNAYFSDYF, from the coding sequence ATGAACCGGGAAGAACTCCGTCAAAGTCTAGAAATCAAACCAGTGGAACTCAAACACTTAAAACAATTTAATGAATTACTACGCTACGTTTTCCAAGTCACAGACTCAGATATTGAGGAAAGTGGCTATGAAGATGCCAATGAAATAACACGAGCTAAACGTCCTGTCTTAAAAGAAGCTGACGTTATTGGATGGTTCGATGAGAAAGATACCCTAGTCTCACAACTAGCTGTCTATCCCTGCCAAGTTAACATTCACGGTCATATTTATGACATGGGTGGCGTGACGGGTGTAGGAACCTATCCTGAATACGCTAGCCTAGGACTAATGAAAGATTTAATCCAATTAGCTTTAACAAATATGCGTGAACGTGGTCAGTACATTTCTTACTTATACCCTTACAACATCCCTTACTACCGTCGTAAAGGTTGGGAAATTATTTCTGATACCATGACCTTTAAAATAAAAGATACGCAACTTCCTAAACCCGTTAATGTTCCTGGTAATGTGGAACGTCTAGCTTATGATGATCCTGATGTGATTAAAGTCTACGATCAGTTCTCACACAAAACACATGGTGCCATGATTCGAACTGAATTAAACTGGGATGAATACTGGCGTTGGGAAAATGAAGAAGAACGCACCGCAGCGGTATACTACGATGCTGATGACCAACCAACTGGTTTCTGTTTCTACTGGATTGCGGAAGAAGTTTTCCATATTAAAGAAATGGTTTACTTAAACCAAGAAGCTCGTAAAGGGTTGTGGAACTTCATCTCTGCTCACTTCTCAATGATTAACCACGTTGAAGGCGCTACTTATAAAGATGAACCGATTGCTTTCCTATTTGATGATAGTGATATTAAAGAAACCATTGCGCCATTCTTTATGGCACGAATTGTTGACGTCGAAAAATTTCTAGCTGAGTTTCCTTTCGACAGCGCGGTGGAACCTTTCCACTTTGTGGTTGAAGATACCGAAGCGGAATGGAATAATGGCATCTTTGGTTTAACTTGGGATGAAGATGAAACTGTTCATGTCACTAGTGAAGCGGTAGGACAACCGGTCCACTTAAATATCCAAACCCTCACAACGATGTTAATGAGCTACAAACGTCCGACTTACTTAATGGGGATTGATGCTCTGACAACCGATCGTAAAACACTCCGTTCATTAGAACGCATCATTCCAAACCAAAATGCCTACTTTAGTGATTATTTCTAA
- a CDS encoding FusB/FusC family EF-G-binding protein, with protein MDKFIKPFQYNIIEEQATIVVQTQRSVNDRHTVDTLKLLALEKIEASFPTASAEELELLRESIQLGKTQRELDKYLEKVKPMIIPFKQPSDKGLQKVFAKTKKLKVPEWEEVALDRQTFYGWNDVAKQRKYIIAYQSDELIGLEGTISPTIKKGLCAICQTISEVSMFEAKGKVSKEGNYLLKGNYICHDSDKCNRQIKSEDDLFNFVKHVKPK; from the coding sequence ATGGATAAATTTATTAAACCATTTCAATATAACATCATCGAAGAACAGGCGACGATTGTCGTTCAAACGCAACGCTCAGTTAATGATCGACACACAGTTGACACGTTAAAATTATTAGCACTAGAAAAGATTGAGGCTAGTTTTCCAACTGCTTCAGCAGAAGAATTAGAGTTGCTACGGGAAAGTATTCAATTAGGAAAAACTCAACGAGAATTAGACAAGTACTTGGAAAAAGTCAAGCCAATGATTATTCCTTTTAAACAACCAAGTGATAAAGGTTTGCAAAAAGTTTTTGCTAAAACCAAGAAATTAAAAGTTCCTGAATGGGAAGAAGTCGCGTTAGATAGACAAACCTTTTATGGTTGGAATGATGTTGCTAAGCAAAGAAAATATATTATCGCTTATCAATCTGATGAGTTAATTGGCTTGGAAGGAACCATTTCACCGACTATTAAAAAAGGTCTCTGTGCTATTTGCCAAACCATTTCAGAGGTTAGTATGTTTGAAGCCAAAGGGAAGGTCTCTAAAGAAGGCAATTACTTATTAAAAGGGAATTATATTTGTCATGATAGTGATAAATGTAACCGACAAATTAAATCAGAAGATGATTTGTTTAACTTTGTAAAACATGTGAAACCTAAATAA
- a CDS encoding type I toxin-antitoxin system Fst family toxin: MTLFFSLLIFPIITGIVLKCFSHWLDGKD, translated from the coding sequence ATGACACTTTTTTTCTCGCTTTTGATATTTCCAATCATCACAGGTATCGTTCTAAAATGTTTTTCTCACTGGTTAGACGGGAAAGACTAG
- a CDS encoding response regulator transcription factor: MTVKILVVEDEKEISDLIEMYLLNEGFEVIMSETGEAALTSLNDQTINLAILDVMLPDYNGFDLCADIRKKYLFPIIMLTAKNTEMDKIHGLTVGADDYVTKPFQPLELMARVKAQLRRDGSYNSQQDKEAGSDDFESRGLKLQYANHQCFVNGHEVNLTPKEFAIIAYLTQHQGQVISSEALFQNVWGESYYEASTNTIMVHIRHIRDKIKAHSPGIEYIKTVWGVGYKFDE, from the coding sequence ATGACAGTTAAAATTTTAGTAGTAGAAGATGAAAAAGAAATCTCTGATTTGATCGAGATGTATTTGCTTAATGAAGGGTTTGAAGTGATTATGTCAGAAACAGGCGAAGCTGCCTTAACTAGTTTAAATGACCAAACAATTAATCTAGCTATTTTAGACGTGATGTTACCAGACTACAACGGCTTTGACTTATGTGCTGACATTCGCAAAAAATATTTATTTCCGATTATCATGCTAACTGCTAAAAATACTGAAATGGACAAAATTCATGGTTTAACCGTGGGGGCAGATGATTATGTCACTAAGCCATTTCAACCATTGGAATTAATGGCGCGTGTCAAAGCTCAGTTAAGACGCGATGGTAGTTATAATTCCCAACAAGATAAAGAGGCAGGTAGCGATGATTTTGAGAGCCGTGGCTTAAAGCTACAATATGCTAATCACCAATGTTTTGTGAACGGTCATGAAGTTAATTTAACGCCGAAAGAGTTTGCTATCATAGCTTATTTAACCCAACACCAAGGTCAAGTCATATCGTCAGAAGCCTTGTTTCAAAATGTCTGGGGCGAGAGTTATTATGAAGCATCAACTAACACAATTATGGTTCATATTCGTCATATACGCGATAAAATAAAAGCACATAGTCCAGGGATTGAATACATTAAAACCGTTTGGGGAGTGGGGTATAAGTTTGATGAATAA
- a CDS encoding type I toxin-antitoxin system Fst family toxin, producing the protein MSIFLLTFFIAPLVIGMTLSIFSHWLDERDKD; encoded by the coding sequence ATGTCTATTTTTTTATTAACTTTTTTCATTGCTCCACTTGTTATAGGAATGACTTTATCCATTTTTTCTCATTGGCTAGATGAACGGGATAAAGACTAA
- the lepA gene encoding translation elongation factor 4 codes for MNMEEMKQRQEKIRNFSIIAHIDHGKSTLADRILQHTETVSDREMQDQLLDSMDLERERGITIKLNAVELSYTAKDGEDYIFHLIDTPGHVDFTYEVSRSLAACEGAILVVDAAQGIEAQTLANVYLALDNDLEILPVINKIDLPAADPERVRQEIEDVVGIDASEAVLASAKAGIGIQDILEQIVEYVPAPAGDLEAPLKALIFDSVYDSYRGVILNVRVTDGVVKPGDEIMMMQSGKKFEVIEVGIFSPKPIPRDFLMTGDVGYITAGIKTVKDTQVGDTITLANNPAEEALDGYRKMNPMVYCGLYPIDTSRYNDLREALEKLQLNDAALDFEPETSQALGFGFRCGFLGLLHMDVVQERLEREFNLELITTAPSVIYNVNQTDGSKIVVDNPSDFPEPVKIDSVEEPYVKASIMVPNEYVGAVMELSQRKRGDFLTMDYLDDYRVNVVYELPLSEIVFDFFDKLKSSTKGYASLDYEIIGYKTSRLVKMDILLNGETVDALSFIVHRDFAFERGKAIVEKLKKLIPRQQFEVPIQAAIGQKIVARSDIKALRKNVLAKCYGGDISRKRKLLEKQKDGKKRMKQIGSVEVPQDAFMAVLKMDDDEPKK; via the coding sequence ATGAACATGGAAGAGATGAAACAACGCCAAGAGAAGATTCGTAACTTCTCAATTATTGCCCATATTGACCACGGAAAGTCGACATTAGCTGACCGTATCTTACAACACACAGAAACAGTATCTGACCGTGAGATGCAAGATCAATTGTTAGACTCAATGGACTTAGAACGTGAACGTGGGATTACGATTAAACTAAATGCGGTTGAATTAAGTTACACGGCCAAAGATGGGGAAGACTATATCTTCCACTTAATCGACACACCGGGACACGTGGATTTCACTTATGAAGTCTCACGTAGTTTAGCTGCCTGTGAAGGGGCTATTTTAGTGGTGGATGCGGCGCAAGGGATTGAAGCCCAAACATTGGCTAACGTTTACTTAGCTCTTGATAATGATTTAGAAATCCTACCTGTTATTAATAAAATTGATTTACCAGCCGCCGATCCAGAACGCGTTCGTCAAGAAATTGAAGACGTTGTCGGGATTGATGCAAGTGAAGCAGTCCTTGCAAGTGCCAAAGCTGGTATTGGAATTCAAGATATCTTAGAACAAATCGTTGAGTACGTGCCTGCGCCTGCTGGTGATTTAGAAGCGCCTTTAAAAGCCTTGATCTTCGATTCAGTTTACGATAGTTACCGTGGTGTTATCCTAAATGTCCGTGTGACAGATGGGGTGGTAAAACCTGGTGATGAAATCATGATGATGCAAAGTGGTAAGAAGTTTGAAGTTATCGAAGTAGGTATCTTTTCACCAAAACCAATTCCGCGTGATTTCCTTATGACAGGTGATGTTGGTTACATTACTGCCGGCATTAAAACGGTGAAAGATACACAAGTGGGAGATACAATTACCCTTGCTAACAATCCTGCGGAAGAAGCCTTAGATGGTTACCGTAAGATGAACCCAATGGTGTACTGTGGTTTATACCCAATCGATACCTCACGTTACAATGACTTACGTGAAGCATTAGAAAAATTACAATTAAATGATGCGGCCTTAGATTTTGAACCAGAAACATCACAAGCATTAGGTTTCGGTTTCCGTTGTGGTTTCTTAGGATTACTACACATGGACGTGGTTCAAGAACGTTTAGAGCGTGAGTTTAACTTAGAGTTAATCACAACAGCACCATCGGTAATTTACAACGTCAATCAAACTGACGGCTCTAAAATCGTGGTGGATAACCCATCAGATTTCCCAGAACCTGTTAAGATTGATTCAGTTGAAGAACCTTATGTGAAAGCGTCTATTATGGTACCAAACGAATATGTTGGAGCTGTGATGGAATTATCACAACGCAAACGTGGGGACTTCTTAACAATGGATTACTTAGATGATTACCGTGTTAACGTGGTTTATGAATTACCACTATCAGAAATCGTCTTTGACTTCTTTGATAAATTAAAATCAAGTACAAAAGGTTATGCCTCACTTGATTATGAAATCATTGGCTACAAAACAAGCCGCCTAGTGAAGATGGACATCTTACTAAACGGCGAGACAGTCGATGCTTTGAGCTTTATCGTTCACAGAGACTTTGCCTTTGAACGTGGTAAAGCTATCGTAGAGAAACTGAAAAAACTGATTCCTCGTCAACAATTCGAGGTGCCAATTCAAGCAGCGATTGGCCAAAAAATTGTCGCTCGTAGTGACATTAAAGCTTTACGTAAAAACGTATTGGCGAAATGTTATGGTGGAGATATCTCACGTAAGAGAAAACTTCTTGAGAAACAAAAAGATGGTAAAAAACGTATGAAACAAATCGGATCAGTTGAAGTCCCACAAGACGCCTTCATGGCCGTTCTTAAAATGGACGATGACGAACCGAAGAAATAG
- a CDS encoding D-alanyl-D-alanine carboxypeptidase family protein, giving the protein MKTSVKLLLISLLLASIGLGYYTYQKNVSLGSEVLKIDANQTLNIYSKQAMLQKVNGETIFEKGADEKIKPASLAKIMTAILAIENLPDLQQEMMTDGERINWLYSEEASVAGFLPNVPVTVEELLFGLMLPSGADAAVSLSKAVSGSDEAFTEVMNQKAKELNMTQTHFTNSYGTESAEQYSTVSDLAKLLQHALQNDTFYRVFTTPYYNGKNYSFESSLFKKLGSPDLKKGRIVGGKTGYTDEAGLCLATIAEIDGKEYLLITVGAKGNHDSKQFNMIDAKNIYNSL; this is encoded by the coding sequence ATGAAAACATCAGTTAAATTATTATTAATCAGTCTGTTACTTGCAAGTATTGGGTTAGGCTATTATACCTATCAAAAAAATGTTTCATTAGGTAGTGAAGTCTTGAAGATAGACGCCAATCAGACATTGAATATTTATAGTAAACAAGCTATGCTACAGAAAGTTAATGGTGAGACTATTTTTGAAAAGGGTGCAGATGAAAAAATCAAACCAGCCTCATTAGCCAAAATAATGACAGCTATCTTAGCTATTGAAAACTTACCTGATTTACAGCAAGAAATGATGACAGACGGTGAACGAATCAATTGGCTTTATTCAGAAGAAGCATCTGTTGCAGGATTCTTACCTAATGTCCCTGTGACAGTGGAAGAACTTTTATTTGGTTTGATGTTACCGTCAGGAGCAGATGCAGCCGTGTCCTTGTCAAAAGCAGTATCAGGTTCTGATGAAGCTTTTACAGAGGTGATGAATCAAAAAGCTAAAGAGTTAAATATGACACAGACGCATTTTACTAATTCATACGGCACAGAATCAGCGGAACAGTATTCAACGGTCAGTGATTTAGCTAAGTTATTACAGCATGCCTTACAAAATGATACATTTTATCGAGTCTTTACAACACCTTATTACAACGGCAAAAACTACTCTTTTGAAAGTAGTTTATTTAAAAAACTCGGCTCACCAGATTTGAAAAAAGGCCGGATTGTAGGTGGAAAAACAGGCTATACTGATGAGGCAGGGTTATGTTTAGCAACCATTGCCGAAATTGATGGTAAAGAGTATCTTTTAATTACAGTTGGAGCAAAGGGAAATCATGATAGCAAGCAGTTTAATATGATTGACGCTAAAAACATATATAATAGTCTTTAA